From the uncultured Methanomethylovorans sp. genome, the window TTACTACACCTGGTTTTTCTCCATGGCCCCAGTTCCAATAGCAAAAGTTTCAAAGAAACCAAGGCTACGTCCAAATCTTTCTTTTGGTTTGATTGTTACCATCCAGTACCCTCATGTCAACCAATGTTAAACATGCATAAATATTATGTACATAGAATACAAAAACAGGGTCTGTAGTAACCCCATTTAATAATATGTTAACCATTTGTTTGAGAGCCTGTATCAAAACTATAAATACTATTTCTCTGAATGTTATTGTGGGGATATGAATGAAATTTAGGGAGCTCTCTGATGAACAATGGAAGTTTATTAATCCACATTTACCACCAAAAACAATAACCCAAAGAAAGAGGGCTGATGACCGTAAGGTAATCAATGGCATTCTCTTTGTCCTGATAACTGGTTGTAGGGGTGATATGCCAAAATGTTATAGTTCAGATGCAAAAGCATGGAGAAGGCTAAAAAGGTGGTCTGAGGAAGGTATCTGGAATGAGATCATGGAATCCCTCTGGGATTCTGCTCACAATTTAAATAGCTTCTGGAAAAGAGTACTATCGACAGCATTTCATTGAAGTTCTGGCAGATGCTGCGTATGATGACATACAGATAAGGTGGTATTTAAGGTCCAGAGCCATCAAAAGTAACATTCTGATCAATACAAGGAACAGTAAAAGAAGGAAAAGAGGAAGAACTACTCGATTTGATGAGGAAATATATCCTTACAGAGGAAGTATAACGATTCTTTGAATAGTTGAAGATGGGATTTAGAAAACTGGCAAGCAGATATGAAAGGCTTAATGTGGTTTTCAAAGGATTGTTAGATATTGCATGTTTCCTGTTGTGTTGGAAAAAGGTGTGAGTGAAGTTTTGAAATAGGCTCTGAAAGAGATTGACCTTTGGTCAGTGCCTATGTATCGTGATATTCTAGTACTCATTATTTTTAAACGTTCGCTGTTACACTATAATCTAATACTTTGCTCCTACGGCAACAACTGAATTCAGTGAACCACTTACCTCAACACTGTTTATACTTCCAAGAACTATATCTTCTTCCACATCGAATGCTTGCAGCAATTCCTGTACTATAGTATGCCTTAACTTCCTACGTTGCCGGGGGTTCACCACGTACCTTACGCATATATCGATACGGTCACTTTCAATCTTAGTATAGACCTGAGTTTCCACGTCGTAACTGGTCAGCAGATATTTCTGCTCCAGGTTGATAAGTTCCTCTTTGGCATTCATTACAGCTGTACTCACAAGCTTATCAGCTATTTCAAATATGATTTTTTGGGCTTTTTCCCAGTTGCTGCCGGGAGCCAGGATGATTTGCATTTCATCCCATATGAAGGAGAAGTCTCGTGTGTAGTTTTTCACAGTGCTGGTAAGCACGAAGCTGTTGGGCATGTTCATTATCCTGCCTGTGTACTGGTCACCATCTACCCATTCCCGAATTTCCATAAGGATGGTGTGAAAATAGGTTATGTCCAATACATCTCCGAAACATTCTCCCACCTGAATACGATCCCCTGCGGTGAAAGGACGCGTCACAAGTAATAGAATCCCTCCGGCAAGGTTGCGGAAAACGTCCTGTAGGGCAATGACCAGACCAGCACTGAAAAGACCATATGCAACGATTAGAGTAGTAGTTTCTTTGAAAAAAACGACCAGTAATATACCAGCAGCTAGTAAGGTAGTGAATGCTGAGGAGATCTTCCTAATATTGTACCGTTCTCTAGTGGTGCGAGCCTTCATTTTGATCACATCATCTAGGATAACATGCAGCACAGAGATCACCAGCAGAATAAAAATAAGGTTCAACAACGGCACCAATATACTACGATAGTATTCCCCATAAACTGTTAAGTAGATAAGATACAACAATACTCCTGTTAGCGCTGAAAGCAAGACAATGAAAAGATTGCGTATCCCACTCACATAAGTAAATTAGGAGAAATGCTATAAATAGGTTGCAGAAGAAATGAAATACTGCGAGTAAACATCTTCTGTTCTATTTGTTTTTTAAAAGTTCCATTATCGGTTCTGTAGAAAACCGATTAGAATCACTATCAACAGCCTAGAATGCCCATTTTCTAACTATACCTAAAGAAACATTTGGGAAAAATCTCAGTTCGATTTGTCCCTTGAAAATCGGGGATTTCTACAGAGCCAAAAAAGAATGCTTTGATAAGCACTCAGTTTTCTGTAACGTTCATTAAATCCGCAAGTTCAAGACCTGCACTGCCTGCATCAGAGAGTTGCCTGAATATTTCTGTTTTTGAGACATATTTTTCTGTTCGGGTTTCATCCGGATGCTCTATTTTTATAGTGATCTCTTCCTTATTGTAGCCCCTAACAAGACATTCATTGATCAAATCACCATACTTTACAGCAATAATTTTAAGGCAATCAAATACCCTGTTCTCAGATATTGCGTCTTTTCCATCGATTAGTACCTTCAAAAGTGCACGAGACTGGACACCCACTAAGAAGTATTGCTTCATCTTTTTTATAAGAAGTAGGACATCTTCCTTTACCATAGATTGGACTAATTCTTCATCAACGGTTATGTCATGATCATTATGGAATATCATGAAGGTATTCCCATCAGCAACTATCCTGAATATATGCTCTGAGTTATCGTCCTTTAATAGAACTTCAAAGTGTTCGTTCTCATTATATTCAATGGAAACAACACGATGATTAGACAGATCCAGACTCTTTACCCTGTCTTCCCGATGTAATAACCCACCTGAAACCCATATTGGTAATGAGAAATTCTTGTATAAGTGATCTACTTTGAGTAAAGTTTCATTAAAATTCAAACCAAACCAGTATTCCATGTTTTCAGCAAATGAAACTTGCTTACCACTAATACTTTCATCTTCCTGCTGGAGTAAGTATGTGTCTACTGAATTGTAGATGCCTTCTTTAAAGACAGAATCCATAAGGGATAGCATCTTGGTGCTTAACTGATCCAACTCAAAATCTGCGGTTTTTACGTTATCATCAAGCTCTTTTCCCAGTTCTGTTTTCTTCCTGGAAGAAATAGAAGCTATTGATGCAATCGACTCATCTTTCACGCTTGAGAGGTCCATGCCTTCAATGTTTTTGTTTAGCTCCTGTATTGCTTTTGAGACGCCTGTTTCAAATCCATCGAGTGCCTTGATCTCACTTTCCACCAATAAAGTGCTCTTTCTCTTCTTTTCGTTGAGAAGATAGGATGCTTTTTCAATAGGTAGTATCTCTTTACACAGTTTAACGAAGTCTTGTAAATCCTTTATAAAATCCCGTTGAACCGGTAATTCTGTTGAATCCTGAAATGTATATTTCATACGTTTACCCCCCAAGATAATTAGGGGATCTATGGATAAATACTATTGGATTTCCACAACATAGGACAGAAGACAGAATTTACCTTGTTCTTTGAAGCATTCATTATTTCCATGTGCAAAGAAATGTCATTAGCTTCAGTAGCTGATATTTTAAGGATTCATGAAGATTCTGTCTGGAGAATACGTAGTCATTGTAGACAAAGCAAAAGAGGACAGAAATATATCAGACCTTAAAATGATTGGATTAGACAAAGTAGTGTTTTAGGGCCCTTTGAAAATAGAACTCATTTCTAGGATTAATATAACTTATTTTCTCTATTTTAGTACTAATCCATATTCCCCCTTCAAATGTACATCTCAAAACAAGGTTACTTTTCATTTTACTCTTAATTAGTGCCTTATTTCTTTTTTAATGGCATATTTACCCTTTATTTAGTTAGAATTGGATATTTAAAAAACCAGTAACAATAGCCTGTATATCAATAAGTAGCCATTAAAGGATTTTTACTACTTCATTTCTGTATTAGACTTATACAAGTCCTGATTTGTGTAATTAATCAATTATCAAGATGTACTTTTTATGGGGGAGGTTCTATTGACTGCTTACAGCTAAAAATAGCCTCAGTAAATCCTCCATTTGAATGTTATTTCAAAAGGACCCTATAGTGTTTATTTCTGATGAGAAATAAGAAGAGAAATTGAAAGCTTTTGGTATTGTGAAAGACGCAGCACAAGTTACTGGAGTCTATGAAATCCAGAAACCAAAATCAAATAACTAGCTACTCACCAATGAAAAATAAGAAAGAGGAGGTATTACCTCTTCTTTTAATTCAATTGAATTGTTTACCGTTTTCCTTTATTCAAACGGGAGACAAAAGCGAATCCTAAAATTGCAAACATAATTCCAAATCCTGGAATTCCTTTGCTCTGCGTTTCTTGTTCCTGTACAGGTGCTTCTGCAGGTGTTGGAACCATTTGAGAATAATCGTCCTCCAGAGTCATGGTTATACCTGTAAAAGCTGGATCATGTGTGTAGTAATCATATAGGTTTCCCACAAGTTTCGATGTTGTCGCATTCTCTGAAGGCAGACCCGTGACCATCACATCGATCATTGCCGTACCACCTGCACTCCGTACTTCTCCCATCTTCGGAGCCAGAGCGTCCACAACAGTATCAAATGTGCTGAACTTGTTCTCGGCATCATAATCTATTAGCACAAAGAGGTCCACGTTCTTGGACACATTAGCCAATTCTGTTGTTTCAAATGATGGGGGCACATCGACTACAAGCGGTATCGTGCTTGTTGTCTTTTGCCTGACCTCTTCAAGAAGCAACATATTATCTGTACATGCCTGCTCAGTATCTTTTGTACAGGGATCAAGTGTAATATCTATACCATCAAAATCGGACATGGATTTTGAATTATAATCCAGAATACCATTCACTGTAGTTATTAGCTGATCTTTTCCAGATGTTTCGTTAGTTCCTTCTGGAATAAACAGCATAGCATATACCGTGATGTTCTTTTCATGTGCAGTCTTGATGAACCGTTCGGATTTCCATATTGTGTCTCCCGTTGTTCTCAGGAACACCATATTTACGCCACTGGTGTTGAATTGGTTCAGGATGGCATCATCGTAATTTCCCACATCGAAATATCTTATAGACAACACTTTTCCTTCGGGCAGGACCAATGTTGGCAGCTTGGTCTCTCCAACAACTTCAGCGGGTTGCTCTTCAGTTTGCACCTTTGGGAAGCTCACAGTCGGCTCCTGTGAAGTGTATTTACGCAGGAACACATAATCTATACCCATGTAACCTGTGTTGTCAAAACCATCGACATAGGTGTTGGATTTAAGGAATACCTTCATATTGGTTCCAGGGACATAAGGTTTCTCTTCACTGGAAACAACATCCATATGGGAATCTCGCACACCGTTCTTGAACCAAGCTACTTTGTTTATTTCATCGCCTTCCTGGTACCACGCAGTTTCAGAGATATACCACACTTTATTGGGAACATTCACACTGGACAGGTCCCAAGGATTATATTTCAAGTTAGCTTTGTAATTCTTAATCGTCCATGTGGCAAACGTTTCATTATTCAATTCTGTCTGCAAAAGTATCCAGTTCTTTGTCTCACTTTGCGGGTCTACAAAGCCCTGCTGCAGGATGGGGCCCTTTGGTTCAGTTCCTGTGGTCACTTTTTCCCTTTTTACGACAAAACTTGAATTTATCGGGAAATCGTTCTTGGATTTGAGCATGGAAAAACCATTGGGATGTTTCACAGGCACAACGAGTTTACATATACCTGATGTAAATTCAAGTTGACCCCCACCATTGGTACCGGATTCCCATGTGCCGTATTTAAGTCGTGAATCGCTGAAATCATCAAAAAGATCAAAGGTAGAAGAACCTTTACTCATATCTTCTGCCAGTGGATTCCCATAATAGATCTTAATTTCCGACTGCCTATTAGCTATAAGGTATGGAACTTTCACCCACACTGAAGCTGTTGCAGAAGCTTGGTCCCAGTTCTCTATCCAGTAAGCAAGCTGTTTACCGCCGGCTTCGAACCTTATATCTTTACCTTTGGCATCAGCTTTAGTGAAATCGAAATTGGAACTGTCAAGCTCGACCTTCACCTGATAAGCAGAAAGGTCTCGACCTGAATTTTCCTGTACATACATAGTTGAACTATAGTTCCATTCTCCTTCACCGGATCCAGTCAACGCGTGAGCAGATCCTGTCATTAGTAAAAGAAAAGTAAATAGATACAATACTTTTATAAAAAACTCCCCAGTCATTTTATTCACCTTTTAGCGCATTGTTTTCGTTCTAAGAATGCAGAAAAATTAAGAAGGCGAAGATCAATCTACAGCTCCCCCTATTAAAGAATATGATTAATTCTTATATTAATTACTTCCCACACCACACACTGTTTGGTAATATCATATAGTTATAACCCAACTTTGGAACAAGTTCTATCAGTTGTTTTTATTTTCATCATGCTAGAGCATTTTCTTCTCCAGAGTCGAGTGTGAAAAGGCAGGATGAACCTGTTAACTCTACCATTCTACGGATGAACTCAAAATCAGGCTCATGTGATAGCGTAAATATATTTAGAGATACCTGAGGTACTTTCTGAACTATGCTTTCAATATCACCTTCTAGAGCATAGGTATTGACGTTTGGGAGTCTTGCCAGTTCAGCGAGTGTCTTGATATATTCTTCTGCTTTCCTTTTCTGTCCTTCCTCACCAACAGCGCTTATGAGGTTCATTGAAGCCTCCCACTTTCTTTTGAGCTTGTATCCAATGAGAATTGCAAGGTCCATATTTCCAAGATCCATGCTGATATCCCAGTCCGGGCTTTTGTCATCTATCCAGACGTTAATTGATTTGTGTCTTCCAAGGCCGGACTTTGGATGGGCTGCGTATATCACAACACCTGTGCGGATATGTGATGCCTTTTGTATGATTTTCCGAATGTCCTCTTCTCTCTGTTTCGATAACGGTGGTCTCAGAAATAGGATATTCGGGCGGAAGAAAGCCCCGCCCAGGGCTTCCATACCCGCAATAAGGTTATCTTCAAAAGACGGTGCATCTATTATTGTCCATGATGAGAACACCCCTTCATCCTGAAATGATCTTGTGATATCCGGCAGTCTCAAATACAGTTCCATCTCATCTACTTTGCCTGTAAGACCCAAAATTTTAATAAATCCTTTCGGATAGGAGATATCCCTTATCAGATTGAACATACCTCGCAGTTCCTGTGGATCTTCTATGGGTACCAATAGATTTGCTGTCCATGCCCTTTCCCTGGATACAGTAATCTCATTAACTTTCTTTGCCGCCCATTCGGCCAGTGCTACAAAAAGTCCGCTGCGCACATCTCCAAAAGGCGCTTTGAGATGTTTGCGCAAAAGAACGCCATGTATGGATAGAACAACAACCATCGCCATAAGACTGAATGTGGAGTTTACTGTGAACATTACAAAAAGACAACCTGCTGCTCCAAGGAACGATGCGGCCAGGGGTATCCTGAACAGAGGCCTGAAGCTAACCAGATTCAGGCTCTGTTCCATGAAAACTACCACATTGATCATTGCATATGTGAGCAGGAAAAACATGGTTATAAGGGGAGCAATAGCATTAAGGTTTCGAAGCATTAATGCAATAAGTACGATTGCACCTGTGAATATTATAGAGTTCCTAGGTTCGCCTGATTGTGTTCTTATTGCGAACCATTTACTTTTTGGCAGTATGCTGCTATCTCCCAAGGCTTGCAATATCCTTGGTGCACCAACGATGGAAGACAGTGCAGAAGAGAAAGTTGCTCCAAGCAGGCCCGCCACGACTATAGGTGTCCATGCTGCGCGTTCTATCATTATGGTGTAATTGTTGACAAGTTCATCCGGAGTTGCGGAGCGAATAAGCCAGTAAGCCAGTAAAAGATAAATGATAGTGCCTAGTACAATTGCTGACATGGTGCCCACCGGGATACTCCCACGTGGATTTTTCAATTCTCCTGACATGTTTGCTCCGGCCATGATACCTGTAGCTGCAGGGAAAAATACTGCAAAAAGTGCCCAGAATCCAATTCCTGTGAACATGTTCTCAGGAGAACCCGAAAATGTTCCCCACCATGTTATGGGCTGCTGTGCCGGAACTGAAACTATAATGTCCAGAATATAGAGATCAGGGAGCCGGCGGTGATTGCCAAAATTACGTACTGAATCCTGAATGCAAGGCTGGCACTTATGTAAGCGATTATGAACAGGGCTGCAAAGGTGCCCAGATCTATAAGAATTGCCGGATGGTCAGGGAATATCCATTGCCAGCCGGTACGGAAACCAAATATATACATAGCTACTGCAAGGACCTGTGCCAGATAAAGTGGAATACCAATACTCCCTCCTACTTCGAGTCCCAATGACTGGGAGATAATCGAGAAAGCACCGCCTGCACCAATGCGGATATTGGTTGTTATTGAGGAGAGTGACAATCCAGTTAGAAATATTATGCTGCATGAAAGCAGGATAATAAGCCAGGCACCTAGAAGACCTGCATTTCCCACTATCCACCCTTCTCTCAAGTACATTATCACTCCAAGGATTGTGAGCATCGTTGGTGTAAAAACACCATCAAAAGTGCCGAAAAGCTTGCCTTTGGCTACCTTGTGTTCATGAACTTGCTCCTGTAATGTAGGCTCTTGAGCAATAGTCGAAAAATTATTGTCCTCGGCCATTATGTTCCCCCCCACTTATGATGGTCGATGCGACTAATAATAGTTGTTGGAGTCTTATTCATCTGGCATTGGGCTCATTCAGCTGTTTTCTCATAGTTCATAATAGGTGCTTTGGGTGGCTTAATCCCCCTTTTATAGAATTCATTCCAGGTTCTCTGAGTTATATCAGATCTGAATATGAATTCATTCCTAAGATCGTTCACATATGCTCTTGCTTTTAGACCTTTGTAGAAAGGATAATCGTTTAAAAGGATAACAACCGGCCGGGTGGGAGATATATATACGAATCTTGAAGTAACAACGGCTTCTCTTAATATTTTCATTGCCAAGTCTACGTCAGAATCGTTCTCTATATAGATATCCAGTGTTGCCATCATTTCTGGACTGCCCGAGTTGCCGCTTGCCACAGATTGTGTAAAAATCAGATTGTTTGGAGCTGATACCAAACTATCATCCGGAGTAACAATACGGGTAGCTCTAAGACCTATATCTTTTACTTCTCCATAATAGTTACCCATTTCAATCCTGTCCCCAACTTGATATGGTTTCTCCATTGTGATTATAATGCCTCCTGCGATATCCTCAAAAAGGTTCCTCATACCAAAACCAATTACAGCACCAATGAAACCACTAAATATAACTAGTTGATTCAAGGAAAGTGCAAATACAAATGCCAAAATGTAATAAAAAGCCAGTGAATAAATGAGGACATTAGAAACAGAGATTATGCTCTTGAAATATAGCCTGTACTTCCATGTTGTTTCTGACAGTTTTGTCAGCAAAAATGCCACAGTTTTTGAAAGAATGGCGGCAAAGATTAGGATGACAACAGATAAAAATACAGTATTTAGATCAAAGTTTTCAAAATTACTGACAATCGTATCAACACCCAGTTGAGCCATTATCACACCAACCGAATATTCTCTAAGTATTTGATCACAACATATAGCTTTTCAGGTTTTACACTGTAGTATTCATCATTTTTTGCTATTAGGTCCTGATTAAGCATTTCAAATATTATTTTATTGATCATAATTTCATCTACATTATGACTTTGATTCATTATGATTTCCAATTCTTCTTTTCTAATATGGCCCATTGACAATACAATGTACAGAACAAATGCTCCGGTATCATCAAGATCTATATCACCAAAATCACTATTTATACTACTTGTTTTAATCAAAGGGTATTCTAACCATTTGTTCCATATCTCCGTTGCAACTCCTGGATTCCCGTGTGAGACTTTTGTGAGTTCTTTGAATATGACAGATTCTGCGTTCTCATCTTTTTTTATATGGAAAAGAAGTATTCTAAGGGCAGTATAGTTGATTTGGAAACTGTATAGATTTATTGTCCGATGAGTTATTTTCTCTGTTATTGGTATTTTAACCGATGTAAATATTTTTGTATTTTTTTTATCACTATCGTCCACAAATTGTATTTCGTTCTCTTCATATACTGAAAGTACGAATTTTTCCATATCTGCGGTATTCAGTGGTGGAATCTTAACCTGTATTGGAAAATATCGACCTATATCTAATACCTGCTCAAGATAATTCCACGAGTGTATGTTCCATGTGGTTATGCAGAGTCTTTCGTCAGAGGAAAGCACCATATTGAGGAATTCTTTAATAACATCAAATCCACCGACCTTTCTCATATAAAGGTAATGGCAATTATCAAAGATTATTATCTTTGTAGAATTTTCAGGCAAAGATATCTCGTCTTTACTACTGATTATAGATGAAAAACGGACTGTTGTCACTTCATGTGAGTGTATTTTGACTATCTCATCTACAAGTTCAGATTTCCCAGCATAAGGCAACGCAATTATGGCGATGTTCAGCCTTTGGCCGGATTCAAAACCAGATATAGCTTTTTGAATGGTTGCAATTGGTTCGTCCAGACCAAGCACCAAAGTTTCTATAGCTTCTTTTGCATTTGATGTAACCATAAATACTATTCCCTACACTTAATACCGCTACTGCCCCTGCTACAATTGAAAAAATATGTGTTGAAGATACAACACAAGCCCCAAAAAAACAAGGTCTTACAATTATAAATAGTCCTTGATTAAGTGGATTCATAATGTGGAAAAATAGAATCTAAAAATAGATTCGGCTGCAGAAAATAAATTAGGGGTCGATATATAGCTTAAATAAAAGTAATTAAGAGCAAGTCAAACTGGTTCCCTAGGAATATCCCCACGATCTTTCAAACAAAGAGCTTTATAGCATCGAAACGGCACGATGCAACACAAGCCATGCAATGCCTGCAATTATCCACTCTTAAAGGCTTACATACCCCATTATCCAAAGATAATACTCTATATCGGCATGTATCCACGCACGAACCGCATCCTGTGCATTTATTATTATCTACTGCTATGAAGACCATAATAGTTCTCCTTATCAACAGAATTTATTAGAATTGTTTAAATGGAGTAGTTGTACATTATCCTTACCTTTAACTTTGACATTAATATATGGATCAAAGTTTTTTCATGTCAAAAGTTTGAGTTCTGGGGGACTTAGTATAACTATAGAGAATTTCGATTAACCTCCCTTCTTCAGTACCACATTCCGCTAAAATATAAATACCAGCTAAGTAAATTAATAATTATGGATGATTTAATTGATTTTGCTCTTAATGAAGAATATAAACGTCTTCAATCTATTGGAGACAAGTTTGCTGAAATATCATTACTGATAGACTGGAAACCATTTCGTCCTATTCTCGAATCAATGTACAACAATAAAACAGCTTCAGGCGGTAGGCCTGAAGCTGATGTTATTGTGATGTTCAAAATGCTTGTACTGCAACAATGGCATGGTCTTTTTGATGCTGAACTTGAAAGACAATGCATTGATAGAATCTCCTTCCGGAAATTTCTTTCATTCCCTGAATATGTACCAGACAGTACAACTGTCTGGTCATTCCGCAAGAGGATTGCGGATAATGGAAAAGAAGAGCAAATATGGACTGAAATGCAGAAGCAACTTGATGCTCTAGGATTGAAGATCAAAAAAGGAATGATTCAG encodes:
- a CDS encoding mechanosensitive ion channel family protein produces the protein MSGIRNLFIVLLSALTGVLLYLIYLTVYGEYYRSILVPLLNLIFILLVISVLHVILDDVIKMKARTTRERYNIRKISSAFTTLLAAGILLVVFFKETTTLIVAYGLFSAGLVIALQDVFRNLAGGILLLVTRPFTAGDRIQVGECFGDVLDITYFHTILMEIREWVDGDQYTGRIMNMPNSFVLTSTVKNYTRDFSFIWDEMQIILAPGSNWEKAQKIIFEIADKLVSTAVMNAKEELINLEQKYLLTSYDVETQVYTKIESDRIDICVRYVVNPRQRRKLRHTIVQELLQAFDVEEDIVLGSINSVEVSGSLNSVVAVGAKY
- a CDS encoding amino acid permease; the encoded protein is MQDSVRNFGNHRRLPDLYILDIIVSVPAQQPITWWGTFSGSPENMFTGIGFWALFAVFFPAATGIMAGANMSGELKNPRGSIPVGTMSAIVLGTIIYLLLAYWLIRSATPDELVNNYTIMIERAAWTPIVVAGLLGATFSSALSSIVGAPRILQALGDSSILPKSKWFAIRTQSGEPRNSIIFTGAIVLIALMLRNLNAIAPLITMFFLLTYAMINVVVFMEQSLNLVSFRPLFRIPLAASFLGAAGCLFVMFTVNSTFSLMAMVVVLSIHGVLLRKHLKAPFGDVRSGLFVALAEWAAKKVNEITVSRERAWTANLLVPIEDPQELRGMFNLIRDISYPKGFIKILGLTGKVDEMELYLRLPDITRSFQDEGVFSSWTIIDAPSFEDNLIAGMEALGGAFFRPNILFLRPPLSKQREEDIRKIIQKASHIRTGVVIYAAHPKSGLGRHKSINVWIDDKSPDWDISMDLGNMDLAILIGYKLKRKWEASMNLISAVGEEGQKRKAEEYIKTLAELARLPNVNTYALEGDIESIVQKVPQVSLNIFTLSHEPDFEFIRRMVELTGSSCLFTLDSGEENALA
- a CDS encoding mechanosensitive ion channel family protein, which translates into the protein MAQLGVDTIVSNFENFDLNTVFLSVVILIFAAILSKTVAFLLTKLSETTWKYRLYFKSIISVSNVLIYSLAFYYILAFVFALSLNQLVIFSGFIGAVIGFGMRNLFEDIAGGIIITMEKPYQVGDRIEMGNYYGEVKDIGLRATRIVTPDDSLVSAPNNLIFTQSVASGNSGSPEMMATLDIYIENDSDVDLAMKILREAVVTSRFVYISPTRPVVILLNDYPFYKGLKARAYVNDLRNEFIFRSDITQRTWNEFYKRGIKPPKAPIMNYEKTAE
- a CDS encoding transposase, encoding MKFRELSDEQWKFINPHLPPKTITQRKRADDRKVINGILFVLITGCRGDMPKCYSSDAKAWRRLKRWSEEGIWNEIMESLWDSAHNLNSFWKRVLSTAFH
- a CDS encoding 4Fe-4S binding protein, whose translation is MVFIAVDNNKCTGCGSCVDTCRYRVLSLDNGVCKPLRVDNCRHCMACVASCRFDAIKLFV
- a CDS encoding DUF2341 domain-containing protein, coding for MTGSAHALTGSGEGEWNYSSTMYVQENSGRDLSAYQVKVELDSSNFDFTKADAKGKDIRFEAGGKQLAYWIENWDQASATASVWVKVPYLIANRQSEIKIYYGNPLAEDMSKGSSTFDLFDDFSDSRLKYGTWESGTNGGGQLEFTSGICKLVVPVKHPNGFSMLKSKNDFPINSSFVVKREKVTTGTEPKGPILQQGFVDPQSETKNWILLQTELNNETFATWTIKNYKANLKYNPWDLSSVNVPNKVWYISETAWYQEGDEINKVAWFKNGVRDSHMDVVSSEEKPYVPGTNMKVFLKSNTYVDGFDNTGYMGIDYVFLRKYTSQEPTVSFPKVQTEEQPAEVVGETKLPTLVLPEGKVLSIRYFDVGNYDDAILNQFNTSGVNMVFLRTTGDTIWKSERFIKTAHEKNITVYAMLFIPEGTNETSGKDQLITTVNGILDYNSKSMSDFDGIDITLDPCTKDTEQACTDNMLLLEEVRQKTTSTIPLVVDVPPSFETTELANVSKNVDLFVLIDYDAENKFSTFDTVVDALAPKMGEVRSAGGTAMIDVMVTGLPSENATTSKLVGNLYDYYTHDPAFTGITMTLEDDYSQMVPTPAEAPVQEQETQSKGIPGFGIMFAILGFAFVSRLNKGKR